A stretch of DNA from Microlunatus capsulatus:
GTCGACCGGGCCGGGCAGGAGGTCCGCTACACCTACCGGCTGCGCAACCAAGGGCCCACGGCGCTGCGCGACGTCCGCCTGGCCGACCCCCGGGTGGCCCCGGACGCGCTGGCCTGCAGCCCCGCCCTCGGGGCGACCCTGACGCCCGGCGCCCGGCTGACCTGCACCGCCACCGTCACCACCACCCAGGACGACCTCGACTTCGGGGGACTGGAGACCGCCGCCGAGGCGCGCGCCGAGATCGCGGACGGCGACCCCGACGACCCGGCCGACGACGTCCTCGCCGTCGGGCCGGCCTCGGTCGGGATCCGGGCCCGCCCCCGGCTGCAGGTCGCCGTCGCCACGGCTCCCGCGCGACCCGCGGCGGGCGACTCGGTGACGGTGACCGCGACGCTGACCAACCCCGGCAACCTGACGCTGACCGATCTCCGGCTGGAGCGGCTGCGCCCCGCGCTGGAGGGGCTCGCCTGTCCGGACGCCCCGAGCGACGGCCTGGCGCCGGGCGCGGCGCTCGTCTGCACCGGCCGCTCCGTGGTCACGACGGCGGACGCCCGGCAGGGCCAGCTGGACGTGCGGGTCGGGGCGCGCGCGGAGCAGCCGTACGGCCTGCCGGGACGGGGTCAGGACGACGTGGTGGCCACCGCCAGCGCCCGGGTTCCGCTGACGCGCGCGGCCCCGCCCCCGGCGCCCACCTCCACGCCCACCCCGGACCCGTCGGCCGCGCCGTCGTCGGCCGCACCGTCTCCCGGTCGCCCGAGCAGCGCGCCCGGCCCGGGCGGTGCCGCGGACGGCGGGCTGGCCGACTCGGGCGGACCGGCGTCGGCCGTCGGACCGGCGGGGCTGCTCGCGGTGGCCGCGGGGGCCGTGCTGCTGGTCCGGTCGTCCCGCCGGCGCCGCTGAGGCACCCCCCTTCCGGGAGCGGTCAGGACGAGGCGCGGTCCTGGGTGTCGTCGACCTCGGTCGCGGTGCTCTCGACGAGCTCCAGCAGGTCCGGCTCGGGCCGGACCAGCTCGGCGGCCTCGGGCATCGCGTGGGCGCGCCGGCGGCTGCCCCGGCCCACCAGCGGCTCGACCTTGACGGCGTCGTCGACCAGCTCGACGGCCTGGATCTGGCGGACCGGCTCCTCGACGGGGGAGAGCGCGGCCAGCTCCTTCTCGCTCACCTTGAGGTCGCGGAACTTGCGGGCCCGGACCAGCACGGTGCCCTCGACCGTCGCGATCGTCTCGTTGTACGCGTTCACCGACGTCCGCAGGGCCCGGCCCAGCTTGTCGAAGCGGTTGCCCATCAGCCCCAGCTTCTCGTGCAGGTCGCGGCCCAGCTTGAAGACCTCGGCGGCGCTCTCGGCCAGCGCGGCCTGCTTCCAGCCGTAGGCCACGGCGCGGAGCATGCCGATCAGCGTCGTCGGCGTCGCCAGCACGACGTCGCGGTGGGCCGCGTAGTCGTACAGGTCGGGGATCTGCTCCAGCGCGGTGGTGAAGAACTGCTCGTTCGGCAGGAACAGGACGACGAACTCGGGCGTCTCGGCCGCCTTCCAGTACTGCTTGGAGGACAGCTGGTCGACGTGGGTGCGGACGTTGCGGGCGTAGCGGGTGAGCGCCTCGCGCTTGAGGTCGGGGTCGTCGGTCTCGGCCGCCTCGAGGAAGGCGCTGAGGGGCACCTTGGAGTCGACGAACAGGTGCTTGCCCTCGGCCAGGTGCACCCGCATGTCGGGGCGCATCGTCCGGTCGTCGGCCCGCGTCGTGGACTGCAGGTCGAAGTCGCAGCGCTCGACCATGCCGGCGAGCTCGGCCACCCGCTTGAGCTGCACCTCGCCCCACGAGCCGCGGACCTGCGGCTTGCGCAGGGCCGTGACCAGGGCGCTGGTCTCGCGGCGCAGCGTCTCCCCGGTCTGCTGGACCGTCTGCACCTGGATCCGCAGGTCGGTCGACATGGCGACCCGCTCCTTCTCGACCTCGGTGAGCCGGCTGTTGAACCGGTCGAGGCTCTCCCGGACCGGCAGCATCAGCTGCTCGGTGGCGCGGAGCCGGTGCTCGGCCTGGGCGTCGGCGCTCTTGCCCTGGCGCTCCAGGCTCTCGGCCGAGAGCACCTTGAAGTGGTTGAGCATGGCCTCGCGGTCGGCGGCGATCTCGGTGGCCCGCTGCAGGGCGGCGTCGCGCTCGGCCTCGGCCCGCGCGACGGCGGCCGACACCTCCGCGGCCTCGGCCTGCGCCGCAGCGGCCTCGGCGCGGGCGTCGGCGGCCTCGGTCGAGGACTGCGCCCGCACCTCGGCCAGGTCGGCGCGGGCGCGCTCGGTCTCGGTGCGCGCGTGGGCGTGCTCGGAGCGGGCCTGGGCCGTCTCCATCCGGGCCTGGGCGGCCTCCCCGCGGGCGGCGGCGGCGTCGGACTGCGCGACGGCCAGCTCGGTCCGGGCGCGGGCGAGCGCGGCGTCGTCCTGGGCCACCAGCACCTCGCGACGGGCGCGCGCGACCTGCAGGGCCACCGCCGCACCCACCAGCAGGCCCAGCACCAACCCGCACACCAACGCCACCACCACGAACCCGTCCATGCCCTCGATCTTGCAGCGGGGCACTGACAAAACCCGGGAGGCCGCCCGGCGGGCCCCGCTCCCGGCGCCGTTAGCGTGGCCCCCATGAGCGCCGCCCCGATGACCGCCGCCGAGCACGTCGCCGACCTGGCGGCCTTCGTCCAGGCCTCGCCGTCCAGCTACCACGCCGCGGCCGAGGGCGCCCGCCGGCTGCGCGCCGCCGGCTTCGCCCAGCAGGACGAGGCCGAGGCCTGGGACTCCTCGCCCGGCGGCCACTTCCTGGTCCGCGACGGCGCCCTGCTGGCCTGGCGGGTGCCCGAGGGCGCCGGCCCGACGACGGGCTTCCGGGTCCTGGGCGCGCACACCGACTCCCCGACCTTCAAGCTCAAGCCCCGCCCCGACCTCGGCGCCTGGGGCTGGCAGCAGCTCGGCGTCGAGGTCTACGGCGGGCCGCTGCTCAACTCCTGGCTGGACCGCGAGCTGGGCCTGGCCGGCCGCGTCGCCCTGTCCGACGGGTCGGTCCGGCTGCTGGCCACCGGCCCGATCATGCGCATCCCGCAGCTGGCCGTGCACCTGGACCGCGGGGTCAACGACGAGGGGCTGCGGCTGGACAAGCAGCAGCACACCGCGCCGGTGTGGAGCGTCGGCCACCGCGGGCTGTCGGTGCTGGACCACCTCGCCGAGGTCGCCGGCTGCACCCGGGCCGAGATCGACGGCTACGACCTCGTCGCCCACGACACCGCGGCCCCGGCCGTCTTCGGCCCGCACGGGGAGTTCTTCGCCTCCGGCCGGCTCGACAACCTCAGCAGCGTGCACGCCGGGCTGGTCGCCCTGCTGGCCGACGGAGGGAGCGAGCACGTCGAGCTGCTCGCCGCCTTCGACCACGAGGAGGTGGGCAGCGGCTCGCGCTCGGGCGCGGCCGGGCCGGTGCTGGCCGACGTCGTCAGCCGGACCCTGGGCGCCCTGGGCGCCACCCCCGACGAGCAGCACCGCGCCCTGGCCCGCTCGGTCTGCCTCTCCGCCGACGCCGGGCACGCCCTGCACCCCAACTACGCCGGGCGGCACGACCCGGCCAACCAGCCCGTCCTCAACGGCGGCCCGCTGCTCAAGCTCAACGCCAACCAGCGCTACGCCAGCGACGCGACCGGCACCGCGCTGTGGCGGCGCGCGTGCCGCCGGGCGGAGGTGCCGACGCAGGAGTTCGTCTCGCACAACGCCATCCCCTGCGGGTCGACGATCGGGCCGCTGACCGCGACCCGGCTGGGCATGGCGACGGTCGACGTCGGCACCCCGCTGCTGTCGATGCACTCCGCCCGCGAGCTCGCCGGCAGCGAGGACCCGGCCTCGCTCAGCCGGGCCGTCGCCGCCTTCTTCGCCCTCGGCGGCTGAGCAGCGCGGCCTCGGGCGGCTGAGCCGCGGGCCCTCAGCGGCTGAGCAGCGCGGGCCCGGGCGGCTGAGAGCACGCTCACCGTCCGCTCAGGTCGGCGTGCGAGGGTGGGCCACGCCCGCTTGTACGTTCAACTGATCGGAGCCTCATGCCGACCCCCACGACACGACGCGCCCCCCTCGACCTCGGCCTGCTGGTCGTCCGCCTCGCCCTCGGCGCGGTGATGATCGCCCACGGCTACCAGAAGGTGTTCGGCAACGGCATCGCCGCCACCCAGCAGGGCTTCACCGGGATGGGCGCGCCGGTGCCCGAGCTGACCGGCGTCCTCGTCCCGCTGCTGGAACTGGGCGGCGGCCTGCTCGTCGTCCTCGGGCTGGCCACCCGCCTGGTCGTGGTGCTCTTCGGCGCCACGATGGTGGGCGCCGCCCTGCTCGTGCACCTGCCCAACGGCTTCTACGCCGCCGACGGCGGGTGGGAGCTGGTCGGGCTGCTGGCGGCCCTCTGCCTCGCCCTGCTGGTCAGCGGCGCGGGCCGGTTCTCCCTCGACGGCGCGCTGCTCGAGCGGCGCCGCGCCCGCCGCGCGCGGACCGCTCCGACCGCCCCGGCGGAGGCCGAGCCCGCCCGCGTCTGAGCCCCGTGCGGAGCGACGGGCTCGGCGGTCCCCGCCGAGCCCGTAAACTCGGTGCCCGTGGCTCTCAACATCGGCATCGTCGGCCTCCCCAACGCGGGGAAGTCGACCCTCTTCAACGCGCTGACGCGCAACGACGTCCTGGCGGCGAACTACCCCTTCGCCACCATCGAGCCCAACGTCGGCGTGGTCGGCGTCCCCGACCCGCGGCTGGCCACCCTGGCCGAGATCTTCCACTCCGAGCGGATCGTCCCCGCCACCGTGAGCTTCGTCGACATCGCCGGCATCGTCCGCGGCGCCAGCCAGGGCGAGGGGATGGGCAACGCCTTCCTCTCCCACATCCGCGAGGCCGACGCGATCTGCCAGGTCACCCGGGTCTTCCGCGACGCGGACGTCACCCACGTCGACGGCGCCGTCAACCCGCCCGGGGACATCGAGACGATCGCCACCGAGCTGATCCTCGCCGACCTGCAGACCCTCGAGCGCGCGCTGCCCCGGCTGGAGAAGGAGGCGCGCACCAACAAGGACAAGCTCGCCACCATCGCCGCAGTCCGCGAGGCCACCGAGGTGCTCGACCGCGGCCAGGGCGTCTTCGCCGCCGGCCTCGACCCCGAGCCGCTGCGCGAGCTGTTCCTGCTGACGGCCAAGCCGTTCCTCTTCGTCTTCAACTGCGACACCGACGAGCTGTCCGACACGGCGCTGCTCGACCGGCTGCGCGCGGCCGTCGCGCCGGCCGAGGCGATCTTCCTCGACGCCAAGATCGAGTCCGAGCTGACCGAGATGGAGCCCGAGGAGGCCCGCGAGCTGCTCGCCGAGATGGACATCGCCGAGCCCGGCCTGGACGTCCTGGCCCGCGTCGGCTTCGAGACCCTCGGCCTGCAGACCTACCTGACGGCCGGGCCCAAGGAGTCGCGGGCCTGGACGATCCCCCGCGGCGCCACGGCGCCCGAGGCGGCCGGGGTGATCCACACGGACTTCCAGAAGGGCTTCATCAAGGCCGAGGTCGTCGGGTTCGACGACCTGGTGGAGGCGGGCTCGATGCAGGCCGCCAAGGCCAGGGGGAAGGTCCGCCTGGAGGGGAAGGACTACGTGATGGCCGACGGCGACGTGGTCGAGTTCCGTTTCAACGTCTGACATGGGAAATGGAGCCAGCATGAGCATCGAGACCGAAGCCCTCTTCCGGGGGACCGTCTACCGGGTGACCGGCGAGCCGGTGGTCGCCAACCTCGAGTCCAAGGCCGAGGCGGCGCGCGAGCTGCACCTCGCGACCTGCCGGACCCTGCGCAAGTACCCCGAGGGCAGCCCGGCGCTGGTCGCGCTGTCCGACGCCGAGGCCGACGAGGCCTGGCTGAAGGCGCTCGAGGAGGACACCGCTATCGGCGTCCCGCCGAAGGAGTGGCCGTTCAGCGCCGAGACGGCCTGGTGCCCGATCTGCCTCGTCAAGGTGGTCCCGGTGGCCAGCGACGGCAGCTACAAGCACCCGCTGGCGCGCTCGGCGAAGTGGCGCCCGGGCATCCCGCTCGCCTGCCGCTTCCCGACCGCCCACGGCCTGGGGCACTGCGGCTGCGACGACGTGCCCGCCGCGGCCGCCGCGCAGGCCTGAGCCCGGCACCGGCTGTCACCGGGGGTCAACCCGGGGCAGCCGGTGCCGGACTGGTCCAGCCACGGCCGACGCGGAGGTCGGTTCAGCCCGGATCGAGACGGGCCACTCGGTCCGCCGCCGCTAGGGGACGACGCGGGTGCCCGTCCGGCGGTCCGTCCGCAAGATGGCGGTGCCGCGTCCCGGGCGGCGGCCGCGCACCAGCCGCCGGCTCAGGGCCGCGCGGGGCCGGCGACGCTGCGGATGTCCGGTGAGGGTGACCGGGGCGAGGTCCGGGTCGGCCGGGGCGGATCCCTCCGCGGCGGTGCGCGGAGGGGCGCCGGGCAGGACGCGTGCGGTCCGGGGGCGTCGGTGCAGACGGGTGGGCACAGGGTCCTCCGCGGTGAGGTCCGGTCGCCGGGGCGACGGGGTGGTGCGAGCCCGCGCACGCTAATGCTCGGATCGCGCAGAAGTCAAGGGTGCCAGGGACGAGCACCAGGTCACGACGTGGACACGATGGGCGAGGGGATCTGCGGGCCCCGCCGGCGCACCGGAGGCCGTCGCTAGGGTGAGCCACGACCAGCCGATGCCGGGGGCCCCCGCTCGCGGCGCGCCCGTCCGCGGAGGGACCACCCCATGTCCGGAGCACCTCGAACGACCACGGGCCGCCGGCTCGTCGGCGCCGCCACGACCGCCCTGCTCGCCGGGGCCGTGCTCGTGCCCGCCGCTCACGCCGCGCCCACCACGGCGGCCACCACGGCCTACAGCGCGCGCAGCCTGACCACGGGCTCGGGGCAGGTCTTCGTGCCCAGCACCGTCGGCAACCCGGTGAGCGAGCGCGGTCTGGTGGCCGGTTCGACGACCGTGTCCGGCGTGCGCCGCGCCGCCCTCTTCGACCTGGCGGCCCGCACGGTGCGGCTGCTGCCCGCGCCCGCCGGTCAGCCGTCGCGGGCCCACGACGTCAACCTCGCGGGCGAGGTGGTGGGCCAGGTCCGCGTCGACGGCGCCGAGCGGGCGTTCGTCTGGACCACCAGCACCGGGGCCGTCCGGACGCTCTCCGGCACCGGCGCCCGGAGCTCCACGGCGAACGCCATCAACGACCGCGGCGTCGCCGTCGGTGCCGTCGTCACATCTACGGCCAGCCGGGGCACCGTCTGGAACGTCCGGAGCGGGAACCAGTTCTCCCTGGCGATGGACGTCGCGGTGGGCATCAACGAGAACGGAGCCGTGGTGGGCACCCGGTACGGGAACGGCGCGGGCAACACGGGCCTGGTCTGGACGCCGGCCACGCTGCGTGCGGACCCCCTGCGCCCCCTTGCCGGTGACGACAGCGCCGAGCCGGCCGACATCAACGAGAGCGGCGTCGTCGTGGGCCGGTCCTACAGCCTGCAGCGCGACGACCTCGTCACCCGCCCGGTCCTGTGGAGCTCGCGGACTGCGGCGCCCTGCTCCCTGAGCGCGGCCGAGGGCAACGGCAGCGTCACGGCGGTGGACGACCGCGGCCGGGTCGTCGGCACGGAGGTCTCCTACGCGAACCGGACGAGCCGGCCCGTGGTCTGGAGCGGCTGCGGCGGTGCGGTGACCACCCTGCCCTCGACGTCGGGGTCCTACGCCGTCCCCACCGGGCTGGACGGCCGCGGCCGCGTGGTCGGCCTCGCCGGCACCGGTGGCGTCGTCTGGACGCCGCTGGCCTGACTGCTGCCGGGGTCCCGAGGGGCCGGCGCTGTCGGACCCCGGTGGTTGGCTGGCCGCATGGCTGACCCCGTCCCCGGCTTCGACCCGGACTTCCTCGGCGTACCGGCGCCGCTGCCCGTGGTGCCCGCCGGCACCCCCGTCCGCGTGCTGCCCTTCACCCACTTCACCGTCCTGCTGCAGCCGCAGCGCCGGCTGGCGGTCGCCACCGGGGTGAACCTCGACGGCGCGCGGCTGCTGGACCTCGGCCGCGGCGACGACTGGCACCTGGACCCGCGGGTCCCGGCCCAGGAGCAGGTGGGGCCGGAGGTGTACGCCGACAACGACCTCGACCGGGGTCACCTCGTGCGCCGGCGCGACCCCGTCTGGGGTGACCGGGCGGAGGCGGAGCAGGCGAACGTCGACACGTTCAGCTACGTCAACGCGGCGCCGCAGGCCGCGCTCTTCAACCAGGGCGAGTCGCTGTGGCTGGGACTGGAGGACCTCGTGCTGTCCGCGGCTCAGGCGTCCGGTCAGCGGCTGTCGGTCTTCACGGCCCCGGTGCTGGCCGCGGACGACCCGGTCTACCGGGGCGTGCAGGTGCCGCGACGGTTCTGGAAGGTCGCCGCCTGGGCGAGGCCGGCGGCGGAGGAGGACGCCCTGCCGGTGCTGGCGGCGACCGCCTACGTGCTGGACCAGGGAGAGCTGCTCGACCCGGTGCTGCGGTCGGCGGCCCCGCCGGAGCTGGGGGCCTACCTCACCTACCAGGTGCCGGTGGCCGACGTCGACGCGCTGACGGGCCTGGACCTGGGGCCGCTGGTGGCCGCGGACCGGATGCCGACGGCCGGCGACGAGCCGGGCGCCGGGGCCGCCGAGCCCGGGGCGCGCTGGGTGCTGCTGCGGGACCGGCGAGAGCTGCAGCTCTGACGCCGGCCGTGCTCGCGGTCGTGCGGGGAGCGGTCAGCGGACCAGGGCGGGCTCGGCCAGGAGCAGCTCGCGCCACGAGCTGACGTCGGGCCGGCGGCGCAGCAGGGCGCGGCGCTCGCGCTCGGTCATCCCGCCCCAGACCCCCCACTCGATGCGGTCGTCGAGGGCCTCGGCGAGGCACTCGCGGCGGACCGGGCAGTCCTCGCAGAGCACGCGGACGCGGCGCTGCGCGGCCCCCTCGGCGAAGAGCACGTCGCCGGTGCCCCGGCAGTTGGCGGCGGTGGCCCAGTCCTCGCGGTACATGACGGTCATGGGGGTGTCCTTCCTGTGTGGCCCCGAGCTCGATGTGAACTAGGTTCGGAGCCGTACCTCCAGAAGGACTGCACCTGCGCGCGGTCAGACCTCAGGCTTCCCTCAAGACTTCAACTGCTTCCTCAGGATCGGGTCGAGCGGTCAGAAGTAGTTGCGGATGTGGAGCTGCCGACCGCCGAACAGCACGTCCCAGTCGTGGTCCTCGGCCCGGTCGCCGCCGCTCAGGTGCCCGCTGGCGCGCAGGTTCGCCGACGACTGGGCGCCGGCGTAGAGCAGGGACAGCCCGCGGCAGCTGAGCACGCGGACGTCGTCGCCGGGGTGGTCGAGCCGCGTGCAGCGGGCCTCGCCGTCCGCCACCTCCACGCGGTAGGCCCCGTCCACCAGGCCCAGCAGGTCCCCGGTCACGGCCAGGTCCAGCGAGGTCCGCAGCGACGGGGCGTACCGCCGGGCGGTCAGGGCGCCGACGACGTCCAGCACCCGCAGCATGTAGGGCGAGGAGTCCCGGACCGCCCAGCTCAGCGAGGGCAGCACCAGTCGGGCGAGGTCGTCGCCGGAGGTGTCGATCTTGACCGTCGGGGTCACGGTGGCGAAGCTGCCGAGCACCCGCAGCAGCGCGCGGTAGCCGTCGACGGTCCGCGCGAGCAGGTCGCTCACCTCCAGCGCCGCCTGCTCGCCGTAGCCCTGGCCCCGGTCCCAGACGGCGTAGCCGACCACGGCGCCGGCGTCGTCGACGGCCAGGGTCACGCCGTCGCGCTCGAGGACCTCGGCGGCGCTGTGGTCGAAGCTGACCCCGCGGCGCGACAGCGGGCCGTCCTGCTCCCGCGCCCAGCCGTCGTAGACGGCGCGGACGGCCTCGAGGTCGTCGGTCCGGGCGCGCCGGGTGGTGGTCGCCGTCGGCGCGGTCACGGCCGCGAGCGCCGCGGTGGGCACGTGCACGGTGACGAAGTCGGCCACCAGCTCGAAGCCGAAGCGGCGGTAGATCCCCGGCGCGGTCGGGAACAGCGTGGACAGGACGGCGCCCCGCCGGACGGCGTGGCCGAGGGTGGTGGCGAACAGCGGGGTCAGGGCGCCGCGGCCCCGGGCCTCGGCCGCCACCGTCACCCCCGCGATGCCGCTGGTGGGCACCAGGCCCCCGCCGAAGCAGGAGTCGTACTCGCGGTCGACCATCCGGGCGACGAGGGCGTCGTCCTCGTCGAACGCCCCGAAGCGCGCCTGGCCCGGCCCGTCCGGCGGGACGGGGCCCTCGGGGACGGGGGAGGGGAAGCCGAAGGCCTCCCAGCCGAGGCGGCGGGACGCCTCGGCGTCGTCGGGTCGGAGGGGGCGCACGGTGAGGCTCACCGGCTCATCATGGCCCGTCCTCGCTCCCGCAGCGCCCCGGCTGCCAGACTGTGCGTCCCGACGGCGACGTCGTCCGCCCCGCAGATCGGAGCCCGCGCATGTCCATCCCTCCCACGCCCGGTCCCGCGCTCGAGGTGCACGGGGAGCTGCTGCCCCGCTTCGACGAGATCCTCACCGCCGACGCGCTCGATTTCGTCGCCGAGCTCACCCGCCGCTTCGGGCCGCGCCGCGACGGCCTGCTGCGGGCGCGCGCCGAGCGGTACGCCGCCGGGCACCCGGGAGCCACCCTGGGCTTCCTCGCCGACACGGCGTCGGTGCGCGAGGACCGCGGCTGGCGGGTCGCCCCGCCCGCCCCCGGGCTGGAGGACCGCCGCTCCGAGATGACCGGGCCGACGTCGCGGAAGATGACGGTCAACGCGCTGAACTCGGGCGCCAAGGCCTGGATGGCCGACTTCGAGGACGCGACCTCCCCGACGTGGTTCAACGTCGTCGACGGCCAGGTCAACCTCTACGACGCGATCCGCCGCCAGGTCGACTTCACCGACGCCTCCGGCCGGCGCTACGAGGTGGGGCCGACGACGCCGACGATCATGGTCCGGCCGCGCGGCTGGCACCTCGACGAGCACCACCTGACGCTGGACGGCACCCCGGTCCCGGCGTCGCTGGTCGACTTCGGCCTCTACTTCTTCCACAACGCGCACACCTTGATCACCAACGGCGCCGGGCCCTACTTCTACCTGCCCAAGATGGAGTCCCACCTCGAGGCGCGGCTGTGGGACGACGTCTTCACCACCGCCCAGGAGCGGCTGCAGATCCCGCACGGCACCATCCGGGCCACCTGCCTGGTGGAGACCACGCCGGCGGCGTTCGAGATGGAGGAGATCCTCTACGAGCTGCGGGACCACTCCGCCGGGCTCAACGCGGGCCGCTGGGACTACATCTTCTCCATGATCAAGAACTTCGCCGAGGACGGGGACCACCTGCTGCCCGACCGCAGCCAGGTCACCATGACCTCCCCGTTCATGGCCGCCTACGCCAGCCTGCTGGTGAAGACCTGCCACGCCCGCGGTGCGCACGCGATCGGCGGGATGGCGGCCTTCGTGCCCAGCAAGGCCGACCCGGCGGCGACGACCGCCGCCCTGGAGAAGACCGCCGCCGACAAGACCCGTGAGGCGCAGGCCGGCTTCGACGGCTCCTGGGTCGCGCACCCGGCCCTGGTGCAGACCTGCACCGACGCCTTCACCGCCGTCCTCGGCGACCGCCCGCACCAGCTCGACCGCCAGCGCGACGACGTCGACGTGACCGCCGCCGACCTCCTCGACGTGGCGAGCGCGGGCGGCGCCGTCACCGTGGCGGGGGTGCGGACGAACATCCGGGTCAGCCTCGAATACCTGGCCGCCTGGGTGGGCGGGGCCGGCGCGGTGGCGATCGACCACCTGATGGAGGACGCCGCCACCGTCGAGATCTCGCGGATGCAGGTCTGGCACTGGGTCCGCCACGGCGCCACCGCCGACGACGGCACGACGGTCACCGAGGACCTGGTCCGCCGGCTGCTCGCCGAGGAGGCCGACCGGCTCCGTGACGGGGCCGACGAGCGCACCACCCGGCTGGTCGACGCCGCTCAGGACGTCTTCGAGACGACCTGCCTGACGACCGACTGGCCGCAGTTCTTCACCACCTACGCCTACGACCACTACCTCGCCGGAGCCGACCGCTGAGGCGGCCGACCCGGCGACGAGGAGCACGCCCGTGAGCACCCCGTCGTCCACCCGTCCGCACCCCAGCCTCCGCCGCGACGAGGCCGAGGCCCGCGCCGCCGCCCTGGCGGTGACCGCCGTCGAGGTCGAGCTGGACCTCACCGACCCCGGCGCGCCGACCTTCGGCTCGCGGACCACGCTGCGGTTCACCAGCAGCGCGCCGGAGACGTTCGTCGACTTCCGCGGCGAGGAGCTGGGGTCCGCCACGCTGAACGGCCGCCCCGTCGACGCCGACCGCTGGCAGGCTGGCCGGATCGCGCTGGTGGACCTGCAGCCCGAGAACACGCTGGTCGTCGAGGGCCGGATGGCCTACTCCAGCGACGGCGAGGGCCTGCACCGCCACGTCGACCCGGCGGACGGCAGCACCTACCTCTACGCGATGTCGTTCCTGGACGCCGCCCCGCGCTGGTTCGCCTGCTTCGACCAGCCCGACCTCAAGGCGCGCTACCGGTTCACCGTGGCCGCGCCGCC
This window harbors:
- a CDS encoding DUF7507 domain-containing protein, coding for MPQPAVPRRALRALTAASALALALLPLAALPASAAPGYDYGDAPADVDAGVGDPARSLVTGPRLGRTVSADRLDPDTGTSTKASESATGDDDDALAAVPPVSVGRLTTLRLDVAVSGVTAPARLCGWVDLDLDRTFAASERTCVDVPVGAGAAVLRWDGRAGVAGDSFVRLRIATVAAEAGLPDGRAASGEVEDFPVAFLDVPPSPQPRLTLETVPAPAVVDRAGQEVRYTYRLRNQGPTALRDVRLADPRVAPDALACSPALGATLTPGARLTCTATVTTTQDDLDFGGLETAAEARAEIADGDPDDPADDVLAVGPASVGIRARPRLQVAVATAPARPAAGDSVTVTATLTNPGNLTLTDLRLERLRPALEGLACPDAPSDGLAPGAALVCTGRSVVTTADARQGQLDVRVGARAEQPYGLPGRGQDDVVATASARVPLTRAAPPPAPTSTPTPDPSAAPSSAAPSPGRPSSAPGPGGAADGGLADSGGPASAVGPAGLLAVAAGAVLLVRSSRRRR
- a CDS encoding DNA recombination protein RmuC, whose protein sequence is MDGFVVVALVCGLVLGLLVGAAVALQVARARREVLVAQDDAALARARTELAVAQSDAAAARGEAAQARMETAQARSEHAHARTETERARADLAEVRAQSSTEAADARAEAAAAQAEAAEVSAAVARAEAERDAALQRATEIAADREAMLNHFKVLSAESLERQGKSADAQAEHRLRATEQLMLPVRESLDRFNSRLTEVEKERVAMSTDLRIQVQTVQQTGETLRRETSALVTALRKPQVRGSWGEVQLKRVAELAGMVERCDFDLQSTTRADDRTMRPDMRVHLAEGKHLFVDSKVPLSAFLEAAETDDPDLKREALTRYARNVRTHVDQLSSKQYWKAAETPEFVVLFLPNEQFFTTALEQIPDLYDYAAHRDVVLATPTTLIGMLRAVAYGWKQAALAESAAEVFKLGRDLHEKLGLMGNRFDKLGRALRTSVNAYNETIATVEGTVLVRARKFRDLKVSEKELAALSPVEEPVRQIQAVELVDDAVKVEPLVGRGSRRRAHAMPEAAELVRPEPDLLELVESTATEVDDTQDRASS
- the ychF gene encoding redox-regulated ATPase YchF, with the translated sequence MALNIGIVGLPNAGKSTLFNALTRNDVLAANYPFATIEPNVGVVGVPDPRLATLAEIFHSERIVPATVSFVDIAGIVRGASQGEGMGNAFLSHIREADAICQVTRVFRDADVTHVDGAVNPPGDIETIATELILADLQTLERALPRLEKEARTNKDKLATIAAVREATEVLDRGQGVFAAGLDPEPLRELFLLTAKPFLFVFNCDTDELSDTALLDRLRAAVAPAEAIFLDAKIESELTEMEPEEARELLAEMDIAEPGLDVLARVGFETLGLQTYLTAGPKESRAWTIPRGATAPEAAGVIHTDFQKGFIKAEVVGFDDLVEAGSMQAAKARGKVRLEGKDYVMADGDVVEFRFNV
- a CDS encoding GNAT family N-acetyltransferase encodes the protein MSLTVRPLRPDDAEASRRLGWEAFGFPSPVPEGPVPPDGPGQARFGAFDEDDALVARMVDREYDSCFGGGLVPTSGIAGVTVAAEARGRGALTPLFATTLGHAVRRGAVLSTLFPTAPGIYRRFGFELVADFVTVHVPTAALAAVTAPTATTTRRARTDDLEAVRAVYDGWAREQDGPLSRRGVSFDHSAAEVLERDGVTLAVDDAGAVVGYAVWDRGQGYGEQAALEVSDLLARTVDGYRALLRVLGSFATVTPTVKIDTSGDDLARLVLPSLSWAVRDSSPYMLRVLDVVGALTARRYAPSLRTSLDLAVTGDLLGLVDGAYRVEVADGEARCTRLDHPGDDVRVLSCRGLSLLYAGAQSSANLRASGHLSGGDRAEDHDWDVLFGGRQLHIRNYF
- a CDS encoding DNA/RNA non-specific endonuclease; protein product: MADPVPGFDPDFLGVPAPLPVVPAGTPVRVLPFTHFTVLLQPQRRLAVATGVNLDGARLLDLGRGDDWHLDPRVPAQEQVGPEVYADNDLDRGHLVRRRDPVWGDRAEAEQANVDTFSYVNAAPQAALFNQGESLWLGLEDLVLSAAQASGQRLSVFTAPVLAADDPVYRGVQVPRRFWKVAAWARPAAEEDALPVLAATAYVLDQGELLDPVLRSAAPPELGAYLTYQVPVADVDALTGLDLGPLVAADRMPTAGDEPGAGAAEPGARWVLLRDRRELQL
- a CDS encoding WhiB family transcriptional regulator, which encodes MTVMYREDWATAANCRGTGDVLFAEGAAQRRVRVLCEDCPVRRECLAEALDDRIEWGVWGGMTERERRALLRRRPDVSSWRELLLAEPALVR
- a CDS encoding M18 family aminopeptidase; translated protein: MSAAPMTAAEHVADLAAFVQASPSSYHAAAEGARRLRAAGFAQQDEAEAWDSSPGGHFLVRDGALLAWRVPEGAGPTTGFRVLGAHTDSPTFKLKPRPDLGAWGWQQLGVEVYGGPLLNSWLDRELGLAGRVALSDGSVRLLATGPIMRIPQLAVHLDRGVNDEGLRLDKQQHTAPVWSVGHRGLSVLDHLAEVAGCTRAEIDGYDLVAHDTAAPAVFGPHGEFFASGRLDNLSSVHAGLVALLADGGSEHVELLAAFDHEEVGSGSRSGAAGPVLADVVSRTLGALGATPDEQHRALARSVCLSADAGHALHPNYAGRHDPANQPVLNGGPLLKLNANQRYASDATGTALWRRACRRAEVPTQEFVSHNAIPCGSTIGPLTATRLGMATVDVGTPLLSMHSARELAGSEDPASLSRAVAAFFALGG
- a CDS encoding DoxX family protein translates to MPTPTTRRAPLDLGLLVVRLALGAVMIAHGYQKVFGNGIAATQQGFTGMGAPVPELTGVLVPLLELGGGLLVVLGLATRLVVVLFGATMVGAALLVHLPNGFYAADGGWELVGLLAALCLALLVSGAGRFSLDGALLERRRARRARTAPTAPAEAEPARV